A segment of the Candidatus Nealsonbacteria bacterium genome:
AAGAAAGATTCAGTAAGGTTTACCAAGAGAAAAAAACAAAGAAACGATCAGGAGTATTTTTGAAAGATTTGATTAAACTATCTATCGGGGTTATTGTTTTACTGTTTGCCGCCCAGGGGATTATTAAATCTTCAATTGCTTTTTCCGATATTTTTAATATCTCTTTACCCTTGGTCGGAATTTTAATCGTAGGATTGGGAAATGCCTTGCCTGAAATTTATTTTTCTTTGATTGCCGCCAAGAAAGGGCAAGACTGGCTTATTTTAGGGGATATTACGGGGGCAGTCATTATTCCGGCCACGCTTGTTTTGGGGATAGTCGCTTTAATTTCTCCAATAGAAATGTCCGGTTTTTCTTTTTCTTCTTTTGCTGTAGCGAGATTTTTTATGATAGCTTCGGCGATCTTCTTTTTCTTCTTTGTTAAAACGGATAAAAAAATTACGCAAAAAGAGGGTTTATTTTTATTGTTTTTATATATTGCGTTTTTGATTTGCGAAATATTCTTTAAATAGTTGATTTTTTAAAAAAACTGTTATAATATTGTTTTATGGATAATTTGTTCATTTATTTATTTTTTATCATAATTTTGGGGTTAATTGCGATTATTTTTTTATTAACGCGCAAAAAAAAGGAAAACTCAGATTCTTCTTTTTTAATGCTTCAAGGGCAGATCGACCGTATCAGCCAGGTATTGGATAATAAGCTTTCCGAATCAAATAAAAGTTTTCAGGAGCAATACAGCCAAAGCTTTAAAATAATCCGGGATGTTACAGAAAAACTTACAAGATTGGATGAAACTAACAAGCAGGTTGTGGGATTTGCCGACCAGTTGAAAAAATTGCAAGATACCCTGATTAACCCGAAGCAACGAGGAATTTTAGGAGAATACTATCTGGAAACGGTTTTAAAAAATGTTTTACCGCCGGGTTCCTATCAAATGCAGTATCCCTTTGAAGATGGAACCATAGTGGATGCGGCGGTTTTTGTTGATAAAAACATAATTTGCATTGATTCGAAGTTCAGTCTGGAAAACTATAACCGGATTTTAGAAAGCAGGGACGAGTCAGAGAAAAAAAGATACGAAGTTGCTTTTGTCGGCGACCTCAAAAACAGAATCGAGGAAACCGCAAAATATGTGAGGCCCGAAGAAAAAACAATGGATTTCGCTTTCATGTTCTTGCCTTCGGAAGCCATTTATTATGACCTGCTGATTAACAAGGTTGGCGTAATCAACGAAGATACAAACAGCCTTATTTATTACGCTGCCAGGAAAAAGGTGATAATCGTTTCTCCCACATCTTTTTTGGCTTATTTGCAAACGGTATTACAGGGTTTAAGAAATCAAAAGATTTCAGAAAGAGCCCAGGAGATTATAAGGGAAGTGGAAAAATTAGGCAGGCATTTATTGGTTTATGGCGACTATATGAAAAAACTGGGAGGACACTTGGGCACAACCGTAAACACCTATAACAAAGCCAGCAAGGAATTTTCCAAAGTTGATAAAGATGTTGTAAAAATTGCGGGCGGTGAATCAAAAACAAAAATTGATGAGGTTGAACCGCCTCTTTTAGAAGATTAAAATTTAAAAATTATGTTAGCCGTAATCAAAACCGGAGGCAAACAATATATAGTTTCTCCCGGTAAAAAATTAAGAATAGAGAAAATAGACGAAGAAGAAGGCAAGGAAATTGCCTTTAAAGAAGTTTTATTGGTAGAGAAGGGGAATGCCTTGGAAATTGGAAATCCCTTTGTAAAGGGAGCTAAAGTTTTGGGTAAAATTTTAAAGCAGGGGAGAGGCAAGAAAATAACCATTTTAAGGTTTAAATCTAAAACCAGGCACAAAAGAAAACAAGGACACAGACAACCCTTTACTTTAGTAGAGATTGACAAGATTGAGATGTAAATAAAATTTAATCCCGAAAGAAGCTGTTTCGGGATTTTAATTTGGTTCAGCTATTGACAAATTAAATATAGTATGATATAATGTAGGCGAGGTGAAATGAGAGATGGAAGGAACCATGATTAGGGTCTATGAAGACCCAGAATCAGTAGCAACATGGGATTAAAAGAATTTTGTTAGTAGGGGTTCAATATAATGGACCACCAGACGGATAAGGCAGTATGCCGCAATGGAGTACTACCGTAATCTAAACAAGATTCTTGTGCGAATCCTCTGTTCATTTTAAAAATTTATTGCCATTTTTGGCTTATGGGAAGCTAGGAGTTCAATAGTATCTCTTTATACCAATTCTTGTGGAGTAAAATCCACTAAATTAAAGAGGACCTATAAAGAGATATCTCCTTGCTTCCCATCCTTTTTCATACAGTTCAAAAAACTGCTTTTTTTTGTTTTTTACGAAGAATATTTTTATTGACAAAATATTTTTAATATGCTATAATTTATATGGAATTAAGAAGAAATATTCTTCTTAACTTCCGAACATTGCACCTTGAAAAAATTAAAGATGTCAGGTGCGAAGAAAAAAAGAAAAAGGAGGTGAAAATATCGAAGAAGCAAGAATTAATCTGATAGCTAAACAAGCCTTTAAAGCTCATCTTAGGCACGAGTTCTCTCTTAGAGATATTCAAAAAATAAAAAGAAATATTGGAAATTCTCTAAAAGAACCGGAAATGCAAAAAATCAACGTCACCAAAGAAGAAGCTTTAGAATTTGTAAGTATAGTTATCAGAGAAGTTTTCGAAGACCTTATGGTCACCCTAGAGAAGTGAGTTTGAGGTAATTTTCCGTAAAAAGGGTAATTGTTTTCTCTCTATTTATAGAGCGATTAACAGAACAAGAACCTTTACTCTAACTTCTCTTACCTTTTCTTTTTTATCAGACTTATGGAGAGATTATAAATCTACTTTTATAAGGATCTAAGCAATTGCTTAGAAAACCTAAAAAGAGAGATTTATTTCTCTCCTTTTTCCGTTTAAAATCACTAATTTTTTAAAAAATTATCTTCTCCTCTCAAGGGCTTCGCTTAGGGTTTCTTCGTCGGCATACTCCAGTTCTCCACCCGTCGGCAAGCCACGACCGAGTTTGGTAATTTTAATTTTTCTTTCTTCCAATAATGGCTTTAATTTTCTTTCCAAAAATAAGAAGGTGGCATTTCCTTCGGTTGTCGGATTGGTGGCGATTATCAGTTCTTGAAAGCCAGTATTCTGAGCCAAGCCAAAAGAGCTTGGATTTTTTATTCTTTCTTGCAACTTTTCAATTCGAATTTTTTCCGCGTCTTTTTTTAAAAGAGAAACGTTTCCGCCCAAAATAAAATATAGGCCCGTGTATTTTTTTGTTTTTTCAATGGGGTCCAAGTCCGTTTCTTTTTCCACGATGCAAAGTGTTTTTTGGTCTCTTTGGTTATCTGAGCAAATTTCACAAAGAGTTTTTTCGCCTTCAAATGGTTTGAAACAAAAATTACAGAGTTTGATATTTTTAGAAAGGTCGGAGATTGATTTAACGAGTTCCTCGACTTCTTCTTTTTTCGATTTTAGCAAATAAAAAACAAATCGGGCGGCGGTTCTGGGCCCGATAGTAGGGAACTTGGAGAATTTATCAATTAATTTTTGGATTGATTTTGGATACAATTTATTGTTTTTCTAAGTTTCTAAAAGAAACCCTGGTTTCGTCAAAATATAATTCCACTTTTCCCGTTGGTCCGTTACGATGCTTGGCAATAAGGATATCGGCGATATTCCTTCTGGAGGTCTCGGGGCGATAGCGGTCTTCCCTGTAAATAAACATTACCACGTCCGCGTCCTGTTCAAGAGAGCCTGACTCCCTTAAATCAGCTAATCTTGGAATTTGGGGAGTCCGCTGTTCAACCGCGCGGGATAACTGGGAAAGAGCTAAAACCGGAACATTCATTTCTTTTGCCAGGGCCTTAAGAGACCTTGAGATGTCGGTTATTTGCCTGACAATAGAATCTTCATTGGTTTTTTTAGGTTCTATTAGTTGTAAATAATCAATAACCAACAGTCCCAATCCTTTTTCAGCCTGCAGTCTCCTAGCCATGGCTCTCATTTGCAACACATTAGTGACTGCCGCGTCATCAATGTAAATAGGAGCTTCGTTTAAAACTCCCAATGCTTCCCTGATTCTTGCGAAATCATTGTCTTCTCCGGAATTGGATAAATGTCTTTTTCGTGGACAGCGATATGTCTCGCAAAATCCATGGCCAGAGAAGTTTTTCCCATACTGGGCCTGGAAGCCAAAATTATCAGGTCTGATTTTTGAAGCCCGGAAAGAATTTTATCCAAATCCACGAATCCCGTTGAAACTCCCCGAATCGCGCTTTTGTGTTTTGATAAATTATCAATTCTTTGGAAAGCCTCTTCCAGGGCGTCTTTTACCGGTAGAAATCTTTGAGTTAATCCTTTTTGGGCGACGCTGAAAATTCTTTTTTCAGCTTCATCCAAAATAGTGTCAACATCTTCGGTTTGATTGTATCCCAAACTGCTTATTTCATAAGAGGTTGAAATCAAATCCCTTAAAGTTCTTTTTCTTTGGACGATTTTTGCGTAATTAGATACATGGGCGGCAGTGGGAACAGTATTAACGCATTCGGTCAGGTAACCTGAACCTCCCAAATCTTCCAGCTCTCCTTTTTCTTTTAAGCGGGTGGAAAGGGAAAGAAAATCAATGGGTTCAGAACGTTCAAAAAGATCTATCATCGCCTGATAGATCTTCCGGTGAGCGTCTTTGTAAAAATCGTCGGCATTCAGGGAATCTGCCACTTTGTAAATAGCTTCTTTGTCCAACATTAAAGAACCCAAAATACATTTTTCCGCTTCCAGGTCTTGAGGAGGAATTTTATCCGTATTGTTAAAGTTTGAGTAATTATTATTTGCCATTTGTCTCTTTGAAATCTAACAAAGATTAAAATCGTTGACAAGAGGAAAAAGTAGGGAAAACTAAGAAATATTTTTCTTTATTTTTTGGCCATCTTTTGCGTCTTCAATCGAAAACCCCAAAGCTTCAATTTCTTTTCTTGTTTTATCGGCCATTTCCCAATTTTTTTGCTGGCGGTATTTTTCTCTAAAGCTCGCCATTTCCAAGATTTTAGCCGGAATCTCTCCTTCTTTTTTAAAAATTTTAAAAATTTCATCAGTAAAAAGCAAAAGCTCGTAAATTTCTTTAATTTCTTTTCCAGACAATTTATTGAATTTTTTGTTTGACTTCCTGATTAAATCAAAAAGCAAAGAAAAAAATTTTGGAGTGTTAAAATCATCTTCCAGAATTTTTAAGAATTTTTTAACAAGAGCCGATTTTTGTCCCTTCGGGGCGGGATGGTTAATTTTTTCCCCAATTTTTTTATAGAAATCATTTATTCTTTCCAGCGTATTCTTTACCTGTTTTATTTTTTTCAAATTGTAATCAATGGGGGAGCGGTAGTGGCTTAAAAAAACAAATAATCGCAAAAGTTCGGCCGAATTTTCTTTCAAAAAATTCCTTATAATAATAAAATTACCAAGGGATTTGGACATTTTTTTGTTTTCTATTGTTAAAAATCCGGCATGAAGCCAATATTTTGCTATAGGTTTTTTCCCGGAAATAGCTTCCATTTGGGCGATTTCCGCTTCATGGTGGGGGAAGATTAAATCTCGGCCTCCGCCGTGGATATCGTATTGAAAACCGAAATATTTTTCTGTGATCGCCGTATCTTCAATGTGCCAGCCGGGCCGGCCTTCACCCCAAGGGCTTTCCCATTTGGGTTCATCGGGCTTGGATAGTTTCCATAAACAAAAATCACCCTTGTTTTTTTTATTTTTTCCTTCATCAATTCTGGAAACCCCATCTTGGGCCTGCAAAGCTGTTCTTTTGGATAATTTTCCATATTCTTTAAACTTGCTGATATTATAATAAACTCCGTCTTCTATCTGGTAGGCGAACCCTTTTTCAATTAATCTTTTTACTTGGCTTATGATTTCGGGAATGTGCTCGGTGGCTTTTGCATACTTACTGACGCTGTCTATTTTCAAACTTTCCATGTCTTTTAAGTGTTCTTTTTCAAACTGCAAAGCCAGAATTTTTGGAGAAATATTTTTTTCCTTAGCTCTTTTTATTATTTTATCGTCAATATCGGTGATATTTTGAAGATAAAAAACATCAAACCCAGTTTTTCTTAAAAAATTGACGATCATGTCAAAAACAAGATTGTTTCTGGCGTGTCCTAAATGGGAAAAATCATAAACCGTGGGTCCGCAAACAAAAAGATTCACCTTGTTTTTTTGGCGCGGTTTAAATATTTCTTTTTTTTGAGATAAGGTATTATATAGTTTCAGCATGAAATTGATTTTATCATAT
Coding sequences within it:
- a CDS encoding sodium:calcium antiporter, translating into MLLLNIIIFIFSCTLLLLMGKWVVDSLIGLAHFLQLREFVMAFFVMAFASCIPNFFVDISSALRGIPQLAFGDVVGGNVVDFTIAVGLAALISRGGITTNSRVVQSSMVFTFIIAILPLLLIWDGILGRADGVILISVFFIYIYWLFSKKERFSKVYQEKKTKKRSGVFLKDLIKLSIGVIVLLFAAQGIIKSSIAFSDIFNISLPLVGILIVGLGNALPEIYFSLIAAKKGQDWLILGDITGAVIIPATLVLGIVALISPIEMSGFSFSSFAVARFFMIASAIFFFFFVKTDKKITQKEGLFLLFLYIAFLICEIFFK
- a CDS encoding DNA recombination protein RmuC; translation: MDNLFIYLFFIIILGLIAIIFLLTRKKKENSDSSFLMLQGQIDRISQVLDNKLSESNKSFQEQYSQSFKIIRDVTEKLTRLDETNKQVVGFADQLKKLQDTLINPKQRGILGEYYLETVLKNVLPPGSYQMQYPFEDGTIVDAAVFVDKNIICIDSKFSLENYNRILESRDESEKKRYEVAFVGDLKNRIEETAKYVRPEEKTMDFAFMFLPSEAIYYDLLINKVGVINEDTNSLIYYAARKKVIIVSPTSFLAYLQTVLQGLRNQKISERAQEIIREVEKLGRHLLVYGDYMKKLGGHLGTTVNTYNKASKEFSKVDKDVVKIAGGESKTKIDEVEPPLLED
- the rplU gene encoding 50S ribosomal protein L21; translated protein: MLAVIKTGGKQYIVSPGKKLRIEKIDEEEGKEIAFKEVLLVEKGNALEIGNPFVKGAKVLGKILKQGRGKKITILRFKSKTRHKRKQGHRQPFTLVEIDKIEM
- the recR gene encoding recombination mediator RecR, whose protein sequence is MYPKSIQKLIDKFSKFPTIGPRTAARFVFYLLKSKKEEVEELVKSISDLSKNIKLCNFCFKPFEGEKTLCEICSDNQRDQKTLCIVEKETDLDPIEKTKKYTGLYFILGGNVSLLKKDAEKIRIEKLQERIKNPSSFGLAQNTGFQELIIATNPTTEGNATFLFLERKLKPLLEERKIKITKLGRGLPTGGELEYADEETLSEALERRR
- the cysS gene encoding cysteine--tRNA ligase; protein product: MLKLYNTLSQKKEIFKPRQKNKVNLFVCGPTVYDFSHLGHARNNLVFDMIVNFLRKTGFDVFYLQNITDIDDKIIKRAKEKNISPKILALQFEKEHLKDMESLKIDSVSKYAKATEHIPEIISQVKRLIEKGFAYQIEDGVYYNISKFKEYGKLSKRTALQAQDGVSRIDEGKNKKNKGDFCLWKLSKPDEPKWESPWGEGRPGWHIEDTAITEKYFGFQYDIHGGGRDLIFPHHEAEIAQMEAISGKKPIAKYWLHAGFLTIENKKMSKSLGNFIIIRNFLKENSAELLRLFVFLSHYRSPIDYNLKKIKQVKNTLERINDFYKKIGEKINHPAPKGQKSALVKKFLKILEDDFNTPKFFSLLFDLIRKSNKKFNKLSGKEIKEIYELLLFTDEIFKIFKKEGEIPAKILEMASFREKYRQQKNWEMADKTRKEIEALGFSIEDAKDGQKIKKNIS